The genome window CGTATTTAGCCTTCCACCCTTCAGATAACTTGGAATGAACCTTGATTTactattttggttaaattctgcCATTTGTCCCTGTACTTCAAaaaagttatggatttagtctctgtactataatttggtcatttttagtccttgtacttttaaatttttttaaattccagTCCTTACTAAACGATAACTGTTAAATTCATTATGTTAAACCCtgctatttctaaaatttgatgtggcaaaaatattattatatgtgtaatgtcatgtcaacttgttatttccacatattattcattaaaatatagtttatggATTAATGACGGTCATTTGTGCcaagatcaaaattttaaaatttgaaatgcaTAAGGTCTTAGAAAGATCCAATCGAAGAATATGAACTAAATTTACAACTGTCTGCATAGTTCAATACCAACAATTGAATCTAACCaaatagatttaattgttaCTGTTTAGGTTGggaataaaatttcaaaattcataaagtatagggactacaATTTACCAATTCAAAAAGTACATGGATTAAAAAGATCTACTAATTTGGAACAATGCATGCATGATGAGAAATCTTTGATAGATTCCAGTGAAAGTTGGCTCCCTGTGGGCACCTTAGATTGAGATGTATGTATTAAAAAGGGTTAGTATTTGGCATATAAATGTTTCTAGTTAAAAAGTTGAGATGGTTCTCTAGACATTCTCAAATGGGGCCACTGCCAATAGTAGGATGGTGGAGTTACGCTTAATTCATCAACTTCTATGTTGTAACTGAAAAGTACGAGTCCGCCATATCCCGATATCTTAGAATGAAATTGTTGATCACGTGGCCAAAATGCTACTACTGGATTCACAAGTTtacaattatttgaagaatctCCAATATCTGATCTCAATCATGCTGTTACACTTTTTTAGTTTTATGCTTAATGTTGTAGATAAGATAAATTTAAGTTCCTTATAAAGCAAGTAAAAGATCCCTTGACATAAAGTTTTATGGGGAGACCTTTCAATTCCTTTCATTTCTTGGTTAGCTATATAAGACAGGGCCCAACTAAAAGTAGGCTAATTTCTTAAGGTTATTAAGCGGAACATGTACGTTGATTATGCAATGTAAATGGTCGGTTTGATTAATACCtgaatcaaattatttaaaatgtaaaaatatttaacagttAATCGAATCgaagtttttttaaatacattaattgaaccaaaatattttggttaattcggtcgaTTAAACTAATTAgccgaaatttatatgtttttttgttttgattaaaataagtataaaacatataaaaattacattgctaaggttcatttttttaatagtttaaaaaatattaaatggtggtgaaaataacaaataagaCATTAAAAACACTATATAAATCTTGAAAGTTAACAACCAAATAAAAAGttaacaattatatataatatatattatttatttcggtTAATTGGTTAATTATGTTAAGTACATGATttcaaaccgaattaaccgataaccgaaatttcaaaaattattaattgaccTTCGACCAAACTAAATTCGACCGTTGACCGATTAACCGGTAGATCGATTTGATcgattaattcgattttaaccGAACTATGAACATCCCCAGGACAGAAATAAAGCATTAGGTCGAACTCTTCTTTGGTGTTAAGGTAATAGCTATGAATAGTCATCAACCCCCTAAAAGGGTAGAAAAATGGGACCTATTATGAGACATACAATGCATTACAGGCATATGATCATTATACAATAAAACTTCTACCCCAAACATGCACAATAAAATTGTAGACAATCAAGTGAAATCCAATCCACGAAATATACGAATTCTTATCAGAAAATATGAAGTTGGGTGTGGTGAAAATCTTTGGCTCCTACAATCATGTGCTTTGACTTTTTTCAACAAATTGGGgttgttttgcaatttagttaGAAGAATTGTCAAAGTATGTGAATTTGTTGAGGGTATGGGGGGCAATTTGTTTGTAATAACTTATccccaaaaaatagaaaaaaaagagtgaaattacatttttacaccttgcatttaaataatacttAACCATGGTGAATGATGGACAGGCAGCCAAACAGGGTCTTATTACtttatggtaaaaaaaaagACGCTCCATTAACCCAACAAAAATCGATTTCAAAAGAAAGCTGCCAAAACTCAAAACAGCTGCCGCCACCGCCACCGCCACCGTCACAATGCATAACAACCACCAACAAACGCCGCCCGCATCGGCGTATAATTCTAACGCCGCCGCGACAACCACCGCTTCAAAAGACAACTCTAAAGCTACCGTTTGTATAATCTTAGCCacctcttttttttccttcctcttTATCATCGCCCTCCCTTCCACCAGCCCAATTCGACCCTTAACCATAATCCGACCCGATCCTGCTCTTTTCCCCAATCGACCCATTTCCCTAACCGAGATCCCTTCCGCACCCACCCCTCCTTCCATTGCTTACTTCATATCAGGATCCGCCGGTGATTCGGCTCGGATCCTCCGGGTACTCTTAGCTTCTTATCACCCGAGAAACCATTACCTTCTTCACCTTGATCTATCTGCTTCGCAGACCGAGCGTGACCGGTTGGCCATTACGATCCAAGCGATACCCATTTTTAAAGCCGCTCAAAACGTCGATGTTGTAGGGAAATCAGATTATGCTTACCCTAGAGGGCCATCGGCAATCTCTTCTACTCTTCACGGTGCCTCGATTTTGCTACGTTTAGCTTCGGATTGGAATTGGTTTATCTCCCTCAATGCCGGCGATTACCCGCTTGCTACTCAAGatggtaattttaaaaataataatttcttttttttggggggggggcgGATTTTGAGTCTCTGGGTTTTGTCTTTTGATTGATCTTCTTTTCTGggtttttgttgattttgcaGATATTCTTCACATCTTGTCTTACTTGCCTAAAGATCTCAACTTTGTGAATCACACAAATTATATTGGCTGGAAAGAGTAAGTTAACTTCATTTCCACTTCTTTACTTTTGCTAAATGGACATTTAGATGCAAAATCAAATTAGTATCGTTGTTAGAATTGGTGTTTCACATCAGtcatttgttcttttttagtaatcaaattatgattttgccttTAGAAAGCAACTTCATTGCATTTTAAGCAATTTCCTTTTGTGGTTATTAGATTGATGTGGTTTAAGGTGATGCATGTtgtctaatatttaattttatgtttcggGGTTTCATTTATTTAGGTCCAAGAAATTGAAACCGATAATTGTCGATACGGGGCTTTATCTTTTGGAAAAGGAAGAGATATTTTATGCTACTCAGAAGCGGGAATTGCCGACTGCTTTCAAGTTGTTTTCAGGTATGTGTTCCTATGTTTTTGGTTAATTCCTGCTCTTTATTCAAATAAGGGAGccaatatgaaatgtatgtgtattCTGAGCTTCTTAATTATTGGATTAGATGATTCCAATAAACAAAGATAGCATAGATTTAGAATGGTGGACCCTGCAATTGCTGAGTTGATTAAGAATGTGATTTGAATATATTGGTTTATATATTTGTGTGAGATCATAGATTTGCATAGTTTGTGTGAATGCAGTCGTCATTTTGCTATTTCTTGATGGAATTGGAGTCAGTGGGTGTATGGTGCTATACTGTATAGGTTCAAAGTCTTATATCACCTATTAGAGGTACTACGAGAATGTCGTTTGTGGAGCATGCAACTCAGTAGGACCAATCAGATTGAAACCAACTCTTACTTCTCTGCATCATCTTATAGTTATTCTTCTTATTATTGTCTTGGAGATGGGACGAACATCAATTCATTTAGTATAAGCTGGTGTTTTCGTTTTTCTTGCAAGTTTAGGAGTATAATTTGACAGAGCAAGTGCAATGAGCATGTGCGTTCAGAATATCAAGTTAAGCCATAGATAATACCTAGTAAGATAATGGTGGTTCCTCATGGTGTTAAGGATGCATGTAGGAATAGAATTTCATATGGAATGCATTAATTCAATCCATTTTCATAAAGGCCATATAGTTTAAAGAAACAGAGGGAGGAAGGAGAGATAGTCCAGTTTAGCATTGTCTGTGGTTTACATTTATTTCAAAGAACAGAGATTTTGTAGAAATAaagctgaatttttttttttgaagccTTTATTTCTGAACATAGATATCCTCCTTGCCGATCTATAAAGTCCTGTCCAACCTTCTGCTTTGTGTAGTTGGTTGAAATTATTATGGACTGCTCAGATAATAATGCTAGCaacatttttgttttgttgattgTAAATACTCTTCTATTAAGTTAAATCGCAGTGAATACTCTTTTAATGTAGTGTGGCCTGAGCTAAATGCATAAAGTACGGCAGTTTTGTCAGTGTTCTGCAAAACTGTGAAGATGGATCCACTGGTGAATGGCCTTATGTGCTATTTACCCACTAACTCCATCATGCATGTTATGGATTGAAATCATTTCTCAATTATGCATGATTAAAGTTATAAATAAGTTCGTCGTGGGTCTCCTTTTTCTTTGGAGAATATCTCTATTGATGAAATGCTCATGTGGAACATTTCTATAAGGATCATTATTCTAGACAACTGCTACAACATAAAGTTCCTCATTTGGCCAAGAGTTACTTTTTCATGGCCAATTAGCTCCCTGAAGATTACTTACTTTCTTAATTATATACTGTTGCAGCCATGGGAGGTATTATAAGCCATTTGTTTTGctgagatttttttttccagCAAGTTGTGAAATAAAACTAGAGATCTGGTCTTTTTGCAGGTTCGTCGTTTACAATGTTAACTCGTAGTTTTGTTGAGTTCTGCATCCTTGGTACCGACAATCTTCCGAGGACTTTGCTAATGTATTTTACAAACACGCCTTATTCCTACTCCAATTATTTCCCTACTGTCCTTTGTAACTCTGACCAGTACAAGAAAACTGTGATAAACCATAACCTACAGCATGTAGCCTTCAACAAAACCTTTTCAACGAAGCCTCTCTCACTCAAGCCTGAAGAATTCGATGCTATGATTCAGAGTGGAGCTGCTTTTGCAACACATTTCCAGTTTGACAGTCCAGTACTCGACCGTATCGACCAAGAAATTTTGAAACGCAGCCCCGGAAAAGTTGTACCAGGTGGATGGTGCTTAGGTGATCCCGCCAATGACACATGTTCAGTTTGGGGAGATGCCAGTATCTTGAGACCTGGTCCAGGAGCAAAAAGGCTCAAAAAACGTATCGTCGACTTGCTTGCAGATGATAAGTATCGATCCATGCAATGTCGATATGAATGATGTAATGGATCAATCTACATGGAGATATATGAAATCGGGGAAACAAAGGTAACTGATGCTGATCACTCTTAAAATTTGGCCCTTACATTCTTTATAGGAgtactaaaattttatcaagcaTCTAGTTGTACCATGATTGttgtaaagtaaaaattataattcatttgTTCTTGTACTCGACATTTTTCATCAGCTTTAGAATGTAGTTTCTATGGTTAACATGATGGGATTCTATTTCTATGCC of Gossypium raimondii isolate GPD5lz chromosome 3, ASM2569854v1, whole genome shotgun sequence contains these proteins:
- the LOC105796610 gene encoding beta-glucuronosyltransferase GlcAT14A, encoding MHNNHQQTPPASAYNSNAAATTTASKDNSKATVCIILATSFFSFLFIIALPSTSPIRPLTIIRPDPALFPNRPISLTEIPSAPTPPSIAYFISGSAGDSARILRVLLASYHPRNHYLLHLDLSASQTERDRLAITIQAIPIFKAAQNVDVVGKSDYAYPRGPSAISSTLHGASILLRLASDWNWFISLNAGDYPLATQDDILHILSYLPKDLNFVNHTNYIGWKESKKLKPIIVDTGLYLLEKEEIFYATQKRELPTAFKLFSGSSFTMLTRSFVEFCILGTDNLPRTLLMYFTNTPYSYSNYFPTVLCNSDQYKKTVINHNLQHVAFNKTFSTKPLSLKPEEFDAMIQSGAAFATHFQFDSPVLDRIDQEILKRSPGKVVPGGWCLGDPANDTCSVWGDASILRPGPGAKRLKKRIVDLLADDKYRSMQCRYE